aatcacaaaatttgcaaaagctaGTTGACAATGACTAAATCAAACTAGCTGATGCTGAGTAGTATATGCGACCTTTCAAGCCGGGGATGAAaggatatttgaaaaaataccAAGCACAAACACTACAAAAGCGGTATgtgatattttgcaaaaatcctACAAAGGCTATTGTCATGTAAGACAGATGCGGCTTCAGAAATAAGGTAATTTTGAGTCTCTATACATGAATAATTataaatcaatctcaacatATTTTGATTTTGTACAAACTATCATTAACCAATTAAGGATTAATGGTGAAAAACTTCAAGAAGTACAAGTGGTTGAAAAAATCTTGGAGtattaattgaaatatttgacTAGTTGTCGTAACAGTCAAATAAGGGTGGGATGTGACAATCTTTGGAGTGATTGATGGGTTCATTGTACTTGTGTGAGCAAAGAATGAATTAAAAGTCCATTGATTTAAATCCCGAGCAAGCTTTGTGTAGTCAAGTTAGTCAATTAAGCTGAGGAGGGAAGAGGTTGTCGGAGGTTCTCGAGATAGaggtgaaaattcaaattccagcgaaaaatatataaaacatGACAAATCAAAACTCAagtgttctaagtgcaacaaaTTCGAATATTAAAAATCTGAGTTTCAGGCAAAGATGTGGTACAAGCATGCAAAACAAGCGCACGCAATTGATGCTGACGAAAACATAGTGCTAGCATGCAAAAAAGATGACTAGAGCACCGTGTACAGCAACATCTATTATTGACATTTGTGCTTAGTATGTACTCGGACTTGGAGGTTTGTCCATGCCATGAGATGAACAGCGGGAGCCGCATTTCACACTAGGATCCTTAGAAGCAGCATCCCATATTATTTACTATTCAAGCTGATGTGAGAAATTTACCGAGCACAATTGATTTTGACAATCAAACAAACTGGTCAAGGTACTAATCCACGGTTGCACATTTGACATCGGGGTAGAGTTCCAAAGCTTCCACACCAAACGACGGCTCAATCTCAAAGCTGGTTTGATCTCCTTTCACAAAAATTGAATGGTATATGGCCAACATGTGATTGAGTGGGAACGCTGACCAGTCGAAGCTTGAGATAGAGATAATTTCACATGCTTAAATCTAATAGAAAATGCATCCCTAACCTTGAATGTTCTTTAGAACTTGCTCCTCTGGAACGTAAACCTGCTCTCGGGTCTTGCCGATCTTTCTCTCCCACAAAGACACGAGATCATTCATCGAGTAGGCGTTGGCAGGAGGTCTGATGTACAGAGTTGTGTTCAAAGTCCTTGGATCATCCACGGCTTTGATGTTATAGGTGCCAATGTCATCCTCCTCATTATTCACCACTATATATCGACGGGAGAAAGTTTTAGAAATCGGCTAATAAATAAATCACAGAGCAATCGATCTGCCTACAGTTACTTCCCGCTCGTACTTAATAAAGAATTCTCTCGATAAACAGATTCATCAAACAACTGGCATCCATATGTTCTTTTCTCAACCACATACATCAAGATAACCTTCTTTATATGCTGAACAGGTGGTATTGCGCCAAGGTAACCCACATgacattcatatcatctattatTCCCTAAATTGAAGACCTAATGGATGCAAAAGGCCCAACATCTCCAGCCAAGGAAGTTGCCTGGAACTCTCAAGCTCCAAGAGCTGCGCCTCACTTTGATTGCTATCGTAATTGAATCGTGAAAGAtgtaaaaaaaatctcaacGGCTTAATATGCGAAGCATTTCGACAGATTGCTTTTTACCTTTCACATTTCCATCTCCTAAGATGACAACTTTATCTCTAGGGGGAACTGTAGCCTTGAGCTGTGCCAATGTCGGAAGGAcataacctgcaaaacatttaCAAACATACATAGGTATAAGGGATTCCCTCGGCCTCAACAAGGCAGCGGATCTTAGCCTTGATGGCAAGAAGAGCTTTCGCTGACTCCAGAGCATGGACACAATCTACGTCATTTCCAATCTCTGAAGGAAAGAATCTCTAAAAAGAAACATAATGAAATCAGAGGATACATCTTTATTAGAATGCAGCAAAAATTTAGAGCATATTCCCCTAAACCAAAAAACTTATATGAG
The nucleotide sequence above comes from Eucalyptus grandis isolate ANBG69807.140 chromosome 2, ASM1654582v1, whole genome shotgun sequence. Encoded proteins:
- the LOC104425523 gene encoding LOW QUALITY PROTEIN: phenylcoumaran benzylic ether reductase TP7 (The sequence of the model RefSeq protein was modified relative to this genomic sequence to represent the inferred CDS: deleted 1 base in 1 codon; substituted 1 base at 1 genomic stop codon), with amino-acid sequence MAEKSRVLVIGGTGCIGKFIVEASAKFGHPTFALVRESILSDPAKANIAEGFKSLGVNLVYGDIYDQESLLTAIKQVDVVISAVGQTQVEIQDRIVAAIKAAGNIKRFFPSEIGNDVDCVHALESAKALLAIKAKIRCLVEAEGIPYTYVVCKCFAGYVLPTLAQLKATVPPRDKVVILGDGNVKVVNNEEDDIGTYNIKAVDDPRTLNTTLYIRPPANAYSMNDLVSLWERKIGKTREQVYVPEEQVLKNIQAFPLNHMLAIYHSIFVKGDQTSFEIEPSFGVEALELYPDVKCATVDXYLDQFV